The sequence GCGCCGGAACGGTCAGCCCCGGATTGACCGCACGGTAGGCTTGGGACTGGTGCTCACCCGCGGCCAGGTCGACGATCTTCGTCTCATGCGCGATGCCCTTTTCGGCGAGCAGGATCCGGGCCCGGCGCGGACTGGGGGCGCGGGGATAGTCATAGAGAATCGGCATCGGTCCCTCCTTTTCGGAAACACTAGCAGGGCCAAGATCAATTGCGATTGGCAACTGGTTGACGTTACGGAAACCTGCATTTCTGGCATTGTTATGTGATGTTATCATGTTACACAAAAGGCAGTCGCCCGGTGCGACTCGGCCCGCTCCAGATGGCAGGGCGCCCCGGGCGCCAAGAGGATGGAGAGGTGCTTATGACCTATGTCGATACCATCAATTCCAACCGCCGCCTGGGCACGCTGGCGATGGTCGGGGCAATTCATGTTGCCGCCGGTTATGCCCTGGTGACGGGGTTGGCCGCGACGATCATTCCCAAGATCGAACCGGAGATCAAAACGATCTTCCTGCCCGAGCCAGCGACGCCCAAACCGACTCCGACCGTCACCCCGCACGGCAGGCCGGACACGACCACGCTGGTAACGCCCCCGCCGCCCGACACGCGCAATCCCTTCGACCAGCCCGGGCCGATCGAACTTCCCCCGATCGGCACCGGCGACCGCGGCTTGGGAATCGATGAGGTCACCTTCCCCGGCCCCACCCCCTCGCCCGGCCCCACCTTCGCGACCAAGCCGGCGCGGCCCAAGGGCAATCCGGGCCTGTGGGTCACCACCAATGACTATCCGCAGAGCGCGATCCGGAGCGAGGCCGAAGGGGTCGTGAAGTTCCGACTGAGCGTCGGCACCAACGGCAAGGTCATCGGCTGCGAAGTGACCGGCTCCAGCGGTACCGAGGCGCTCGATCAGGCGGCCTGCGACAAGCTGATGCTGCGCGGCAAATTCGAACCTGCCAGCGACAGCACTGGCGCACTGGTGGCGGGCAGCTACACGGGCGCGGTACGCTGGCAGTTGCCTAGGGATTAGAAGTTTGTGCCGGGGGAGCCGGCCTCCCCCGGCTCGGCTTGTGCCACAATTGTATCGAGACAGCTTGACGCGTTGGGCCAGTCGACAGATGTTTGTCCCATTGCGCTGGAGCAAGCTTCCGGAATCCTACCCCCAATGCTGATTTCTAAGGAATACAGGGCGATGAACGCCGACCTCCACGCCGGGGGAAGTTATGGCCACAGTGGCCAGAAATGGGCCGAAGCGGTGACTGATTTGGTTGCGCGCTATAGGGCGACTTCGGTGTTGGACTATGGCTGTGGCCAAGGCACGCTAGCCAAGGCGGTCGATTTCCCGATT comes from Novosphingobium ginsenosidimutans and encodes:
- a CDS encoding energy transducer TonB, whose amino-acid sequence is MTYVDTINSNRRLGTLAMVGAIHVAAGYALVTGLAATIIPKIEPEIKTIFLPEPATPKPTPTVTPHGRPDTTTLVTPPPPDTRNPFDQPGPIELPPIGTGDRGLGIDEVTFPGPTPSPGPTFATKPARPKGNPGLWVTTNDYPQSAIRSEAEGVVKFRLSVGTNGKVIGCEVTGSSGTEALDQAACDKLMLRGKFEPASDSTGALVAGSYTGAVRWQLPRD